Proteins encoded together in one Desulfosporosinus meridiei DSM 13257 window:
- a CDS encoding VUT family protein — protein MFMVLAYLTANVLANLSVAYFGPVSTPINAFLLIAFDLVSRDALHERWNHKNLWLKMALLISTGAVISFLLNQGAGRIAIASLIAFLLTGFTDTVVYQLLKNHSRFLKVNGSNIISSAVDSIAFPTIAFGSFIPWIVLGQFVAKVFGGYLWSLVLFKGEKGSRIKSILN, from the coding sequence ATGTTTATGGTTCTAGCTTATTTAACAGCTAATGTTTTAGCAAATTTATCGGTTGCTTATTTTGGCCCTGTCTCTACCCCCATAAATGCCTTTTTATTAATCGCCTTTGATCTCGTTTCTAGGGACGCATTGCACGAGCGGTGGAATCATAAGAATCTTTGGTTAAAGATGGCACTTTTGATATCTACTGGTGCAGTAATCTCTTTTTTATTAAATCAAGGAGCCGGCCGAATTGCTATTGCATCTTTGATTGCTTTCCTATTAACAGGCTTTACCGATACAGTAGTTTATCAACTATTAAAGAATCACTCACGTTTCTTAAAAGTCAATGGTTCTAATATTATATCATCTGCTGTAGATTCAATTGCCTTTCCGACTATTGCCTTTGGCAGTTTCATACCTTGGATAGTATTAGGCCAATTTGTAGCAAAGGTATTCGGCGGGTATTTATGGTCTCTAGTCCTATTCAAAGGGGAGAAAGGATCTAGAATCAAATCTATCTTGAATTAA